One genomic segment of Nilaparvata lugens isolate BPH chromosome Y, ASM1435652v1, whole genome shotgun sequence includes these proteins:
- the LOC120355153 gene encoding uncharacterized protein LOC120355153 → MELELGKSIESCHQAINDINKKFDEQYKQISTCLINIDKLSTEVASLRKENAELKERVEDMEQYSRSNMLEINGIPKKQDEDVTEIICRMSEALGHKIKADAIDICHRLKQRNENLPPPIIVKFVHRTDKQVILNKRKVTRKFSTKQLGETTDHPVYVNESLAPTRRRIFTMEREIFKRGDIKYLWIKEGKILARKEDGTPVIELKNSEQVKKLSVISASKQPGNQENNSVVP, encoded by the coding sequence ATGGAGTTGGAGCTTGGGAAATCAATTGAATCATGTCATCAGGCGATTAATGACATAaataagaagtttgatgaacaATACAAGCAAATTAGCACATGCCTCATCAACATCGATAAGCTTTCAACAGAAGTAGCTAGCCTCaggaaagaaaatgcagaacTGAAGGAACGCGTCGAGGATATGGAACAATACTCAAGATCGAACATGCTGGAAATAAATGGTATACCCAAAAAACAGGATGAAGATGTAACAGAAATAATTTGTAGAATGAGCGAAGCATTAGGACACAAAATAAAAGCAGATGCAATCGACATTTGTCACAGACTTAAACAACGAAATGAAAACCTACCTCCACCAATCATTGTCAAGTTCGTTCATAGAACAGACAAAcaagtaatattgaataaaaggaaAGTTACGAGGAAGTTTTCTACAAAGCAGCTGGGAGAAACAACGGACCATCCAGTCTATGTGAATGAAAGTCTAGCACCTACGCGAAGAAGGATTTTCACCATGGAGAGAGAGATCTTCAAAAGAGGCGACATCAAATACCTATGGATCAAGGAAGGGAAGATTCTAGCTAGGAAAGAAGACGGCACACCAGTTATTGAACTCAAGAACagtgaacaagtgaaaaagttGAGCGTGATAAGTGCATCAAAGCAGCCAGGTAACCAAGAAAATAACAGTGTCGTACcgtaa